The following nucleotide sequence is from Pasteurella multocida.
ACAGGCTGGCTTGGTGAAGTTGTTTCATGAAGCGAAGCAGATTTGCTTTGGTTTACAAAACCATATTGAAGTGGAGGTGATTGATGACAATCTTCCTCAATATACGCAATTATTAGGTTTAAGCGAGTCAGATATTGCTCAAATTGCGTGGGTTAATACCGGCAGTCGCCAATTACTGATCCAATTAACCTCTCTCAACGCCCTTAAAACTTGCCAAATTCATCCCGCACTTTTTCAGCAAATTGTGAAACAATCTGCGCTTTATCTTTGGTTTGTAGAACAAAATCAAGCCAATGTGCGACTCTTTTTTGGTTCAAACGGTGCGGTTGTCGAAGATCCCGGGACAGGTTCAGCGGCTGCAAATTTAGGGGGCTTATGCCTTAAAAACGGCTTAACACCACTCAATTGGCGCATTTATCAAGGTGATGAAATCCAACGCCCGAACCGTTTAACCTTACAAGTCGATGAATCTGAAACCATTTATGTGGGCGGTAAAGTGATTGCGGTAGGATGTGGAGAGTTGTTTGTGCCGAGTAGAGAGGGTGAACCAAGTCAAGGAAGTCGTTAAGCTTGTGTACAGTGAGGAACTCGAAAAAATGAATATTTATTGCTTATTATTTGATGATTACGAAACACTGGACTTAATGGGACCGATTGAGTTTTTGTTTCGACTTCCAAATGTACAACTTCATTATATTTCCAAGCAAGGTGGACTGATTAAAAGTTATCAAGGCTTTAAAACAGATACAGTTTCTATCACCTGTTTGCCAGAAAAAAGTATATTGCTGATTCCTGGTGGGCAAGGGACACGACAACTAGTCAAAGATATGCCGTTTTTAACTTGGTTAACCCAACTTGTGGATGAGGCTGAGTTTTGTCTGAGTGTTTGTACAGGCTCTGCTTTATTGGCTGCCATGAAACAACTTGACGGAAAATGGGCGACATCCAATAAATTAGCATTTGAGTGGGTTCGTCAGATAAATCCAGATGTGAAGTGGAAAGCTGTCGCTCGTTGGGTAAGAGATGGTAAGTTTTATAGTTCATCTGGTGTGACTGCTGGCATGGATATGACCTTAGGTTTTATTCATGATCATTACGGTCAAGGCTTAGCACAACAGATAGCTAATCAAACGGAATATATTTGGAACGCTGATCCTAATAAAGATGAATTTGCTTCATTATATGGTTATTCCGCTAAAAGTAACATGACAAAAGCATAACAAGTTGAAGTGATGTCAGTATATCCAAAAGTGCGGTTAAATTTTTAATCGTTTTACAGAGAGAGAAAAAGATGCCAAAACGTACAGATATAAACACCATATTAATCATCGGCGCAGGTCCGATTGTGATTGGGCAAGCGTGTGAGTTTGACTATTCGGGGGCGCAGGCGTGTAAAGCGTTGCGAGAAGAAGGCTATAAAGTGGTATTGGTGAACTCTAACCCCGCCACCATCATGACCGATCCCGATATGGCGGATGTGACCTATATTGAGCCGATAGAGTGGCGAACAGTTGAAAAAATCATCGAAAAAGAGCGTCCAGATGCCATTTTACCCACCATGGGTGGACAAACCGCATTAAACTGTGCGTTGGATTTATCCAAAAACGGCGTGTTGAAAAAATACAATGTCGAGCTGATTGGGGCAAAAGAAGATGCCATTGATAAAGCAGAGGACCGTGGGCGTTTCAAAGAGGCAATGGAAAAAATCGGTTTAAGTACACCAAAATCCTTTGTTTGTCATACCTTGGAAGAGGCATGGGCGGCACAATCTGAAGTGGGTTTCCCGACTTTGATTCGTCCGTCTTTTACTATGGGCGGTTCTGGTGGCGGGATTGCGTATAACAAAGATGAATTTTATGCCATTTGTGAACGAGGATTTGATGCTTCACCGACCCATGAATTACTCATTGAACAATCTGTATTAGGTTGGAAAGAATATGAAATGGAAGTAGTACGCGATAAAGCAGATAACTGCATTATCGTATGTTCGATTGAAAACTTCGATCCAATGGGCGTACATACAGGGGATTCGATCACCGTTGCACCAGCACAAACCTTAACCGATAAAGAATACCAGATCATGCGTAACGCCTCGATTGCGGTATTACGTGAAATCGGCGTAGATACGGGAGGATCAAACGTCCAATTTGCGATTAATCCAGAAAATGGAGAAATGATCGTGATTGAAATGAACCCACGTGTTAGCCGGTCTTCCGCCCTTGCTTCCAAAGCAACGGGGTTCCCTATTGCCAAGGTAGCAGCGAAATTAGCCGTCGGTTACACCTTAAACGAACTCCGTAATGATATTACGGGAGGATTAATTCCTGCGTCCTTTGAGCCTTCTATTGACTATGTTGTGACGAAAGTCCCACGTTTTGCGTTTGAGAAATTCCCACAAGCGGATGATCGCTTAACCACACAAATGAAATCAGTGGGGGAAGTGATGGCAATGGGACGTACTTTCCAAGAATCCTTACAAAAAGCCTTACGTGGTTTAGAAACAGGCATTTGTGGCTTTAATTTAATGTCAGAAGAGCCGGAAAAAATTCGTCAAGAATTGGGTAATCCGGGACCTATCCGTATTCTTTATGTTGCAGACGCGTTTGGTGCAGGCTTCACTTTAGACGAAGTCCATCATTACAGTAAAATTGATCCATGGTTCTTAATCCAAATTCAAGATTTGGTGCTAGAAGAACTTGCCCTTGAGAAGCGTACATTAGATGATCTGGATTATGCCGAGCTTCGTCGTTTAAAGCGCAAAGGCTTCTCAGATAAACGTATTGCTCAACTGACTAAATCAGCGGAAAGTGCGGTCAGAAATAAGCGCGTTTCTTTAAACTTACACCCTGTTTATAAGCGAGTGGATACTTGTGCGGGTGAGTTTACCTCGGATACCGCCTATTTATATTCCACTTACGAGGAAGAATGTGAAAGCCGTCCGTCAGATAAGAAAAAAATCATGATTTTAGGTGGGGGACCGAACCGGATTGGACAAGGCATTGAATTCGATTATTGCTGTGTACACGCCTCACTTGCTCTACGTGAAGCGGGTTTTGAAACCATTATGGTGAACTGTAACCCAGAAACCGTATCGACGGATTTTGATACCTCTGATCGTCTTTATTTTGAGCCATTGACGCTAGAAGATGTCCTTGAAATTATCCATGTAGAAAAACCACATGGCGTGATTGTGCATTATGGTGGTCAAACACCACTTAAACTTGCCAATGATCTACATGCCAATGGTGTGAACATTATTGGGACATCCGCAGACAGCATTGATGCGGCAGAAGACCGTGAACGTTTCCAACAAATTTTGCATAAATTACATCTGAAACAACCAACCAACCGCACAGCACGCAATGCGGAAGAAGCGGTGAAACTCGCTGAAGAAGTAGGCTATCCGTTGGTGGTGCGTCCGTCTTATGTGTTAGGTGGGCGAGCGATGCAAATCGTGTATAACGTGGATGAATTACAGCGTTATATGCGTGAGGCAGTGTCAGTGTCTAACGACAGTCCAATTTTATTGGATCACTTCTTAAATAATGCGATTGAAGTGGATGTGGATTGTATCTGTGACGGTGCGGAGGTCGTGATCGGTGGGATTATGCAACATATTGAACAAGCGGGTATTCACAGTGGGGATTCCGCTTGCTCGTTACCCCCTTATTCCTTAAGCCAAGAGGTGCAAGATGAAATCCGTCGTCAAACGGCAGAGATGGCATTTGCGTTAGGGGTGAAAGGGTTAATGAACGTACAATTTGCGGTACAAGACGGCGTGATTTATGTATTAGAAGTCAATCCACGTGCAAGTCGAACGGTTCCTTTTGTGAGTAAAGCAACAGGGCGCCCACTTGCCAAAATTGCGGCACGTGTGATGGCGGGTGAAAGCCTGAAAGCACAGGGTATTCAAGGGGAAGTGATTCCACCATTCTATTCGGTGAAAGAAGCCGTCTTCCCATTCATCAAATTCCCGGGCGTCGATACGGTGTTAGGTCCTGAAATGCGTTCAACCGGTGAAGTGATGGGCGTGGGGACAACCTTTGCTGAAGCGTTCTTAAAAGCCCAGCTTGGTGCCAACGAACGTATTCCAAAAACCGGTAAAGTGTTTTTGTCGGTGAATGATGCAGATAAACCACGTTTATTACCTATTGCACGTCAATTACAAGAATCAGGTTATGGCTTATGTGCGACTTTAGGTACGGCAAAATTCCTGCGTGAGCACGGTGTTGCGGTACAAATTATTAATAAAGTGCGTGAAGGTCGCCCGAATATTGTTGACGCGATTAAAAATGGTGAAATTGCTATGGTGATCAATACGGTGAGCGGCTTAGCTGAAACCGTAACGGATGGACACGCCATTCGTCGCAGTGCGTTGCAACAAAAAGTATTTTTACAAACTACCCTTGCGGGGGCGGAAGCCTTAGCGGGCAGTGTGGAATACCTTGCTGATTCTGAAGTGTATTCGTTACAGGATTTACACCAACGTTTACTGTAATCGACTGTGGATAAAAAAGTGCGGTAAAAAGGACCGCACTTTTTTTAAGTTGAGTTTCATAAAAAAATCGGGACAATTGTCCCGATTTTTCTTGATTATAGCTAGACAAAGTCTAGCTATAAAAACCATACGCTTTGCGTATGGAACAGAAAAGCTTAAGCGGTGAGCAGAACAAAACATCCTCCTATAATGAACAAGGCTGACAACCAAAATTCAACATATAGGAGGATAAGTCATGGCAAGTAAATCCAATGACGATTCAAGTCTATCACACACAAGATGGAACTGTAAGTACCACATAGTCTTTATCCCTAAGTATAGGAGAAAAGCAATTTATGGAAAATTGCGAGTTGATATAGGAGGGATACTAAGACAATTATGTCACTACAAGAATGTAGAGATAATAGAGGCATATGCAATGAAAGAGCATATCCATATGCTGTTAAGGATACCTCCGAAACTGGCCGTTTCAAGTTTTATGGGGTATTTAAAAGGTAAGTCATCGCTAATGATATTTGAAAGACATGCAAATTTGAAATATAAGTATGGGAATCGAAATTTTTGGGCGAAAGGCTATTATGTAAGTACAGTAGGTTTAAATACAAAAATTGTAGAGGAATATATCCGAAATCAGGAAAAGGAAGATATGATTCAGGATAATTTATCGAAGAAAGAATATATGGACCCCTTTAAGGGGTAGGCAACAGAGTTATTGAACGGTTGTCAGAATTCACATGCCCCTTGAGGGGCATGTGAAGTACTAGGCCCTTATAGGGTGGCCTAAAAACCGCCCGTTTTACGGGCGGATTGTTATTTTCAATTAAAGGTAGTATTTTTCCACGACTTTTAAATTGTCATCTAATTTATACACTAATGGCTGACCGGTTGGGATTTCTAAATCCATGATGTCTGCATCAGAAATGCCTTCAATGTGTTTTGCCAATGCGCGTAATGAGTTACCGTGTGCTGTCACAAGGACACGTTTACCCGCCAGTAAAGCTGGGGCAATTTGGTCTTCCCAGAAAGGTAAAACACGCTCAAGGGTGATTTTTAAGTTTTCTGCATCAGGTACCACATCGCTTGGTAAGTGAGCATAACGACGGTCGTTATGGGCAGAATGAGGATCTTGTGGATCTAAATCTGGAGGAGAAATATCGTAAGAACGACGCCAAATATGGACTTGCTCATCACCATATTGTTCAGCAGTGGC
It contains:
- the carB gene encoding carbamoyl-phosphate synthase large subunit; protein product: MPKRTDINTILIIGAGPIVIGQACEFDYSGAQACKALREEGYKVVLVNSNPATIMTDPDMADVTYIEPIEWRTVEKIIEKERPDAILPTMGGQTALNCALDLSKNGVLKKYNVELIGAKEDAIDKAEDRGRFKEAMEKIGLSTPKSFVCHTLEEAWAAQSEVGFPTLIRPSFTMGGSGGGIAYNKDEFYAICERGFDASPTHELLIEQSVLGWKEYEMEVVRDKADNCIIVCSIENFDPMGVHTGDSITVAPAQTLTDKEYQIMRNASIAVLREIGVDTGGSNVQFAINPENGEMIVIEMNPRVSRSSALASKATGFPIAKVAAKLAVGYTLNELRNDITGGLIPASFEPSIDYVVTKVPRFAFEKFPQADDRLTTQMKSVGEVMAMGRTFQESLQKALRGLETGICGFNLMSEEPEKIRQELGNPGPIRILYVADAFGAGFTLDEVHHYSKIDPWFLIQIQDLVLEELALEKRTLDDLDYAELRRLKRKGFSDKRIAQLTKSAESAVRNKRVSLNLHPVYKRVDTCAGEFTSDTAYLYSTYEEECESRPSDKKKIMILGGGPNRIGQGIEFDYCCVHASLALREAGFETIMVNCNPETVSTDFDTSDRLYFEPLTLEDVLEIIHVEKPHGVIVHYGGQTPLKLANDLHANGVNIIGTSADSIDAAEDRERFQQILHKLHLKQPTNRTARNAEEAVKLAEEVGYPLVVRPSYVLGGRAMQIVYNVDELQRYMREAVSVSNDSPILLDHFLNNAIEVDVDCICDGAEVVIGGIMQHIEQAGIHSGDSACSLPPYSLSQEVQDEIRRQTAEMAFALGVKGLMNVQFAVQDGVIYVLEVNPRASRTVPFVSKATGRPLAKIAARVMAGESLKAQGIQGEVIPPFYSVKEAVFPFIKFPGVDTVLGPEMRSTGEVMGVGTTFAEAFLKAQLGANERIPKTGKVFLSVNDADKPRLLPIARQLQESGYGLCATLGTAKFLREHGVAVQIINKVREGRPNIVDAIKNGEIAMVINTVSGLAETVTDGHAIRRSALQQKVFLQTTLAGAEALAGSVEYLADSEVYSLQDLHQRLL
- a CDS encoding 2,3-diphosphoglycerate-dependent phosphoglycerate mutase; translated protein: MELVFIRHGFSEWNAKNLFTGWRDVNLTERGIEEAKSAGKKLLEAGFEFDIAFTSVLTRAIKTCNIVLEESNQLWIPQVKNWRLNERHYGALQGLDKKATAEQYGDEQVHIWRRSYDISPPDLDPQDPHSAHNDRRYAHLPSDVVPDAENLKITLERVLPFWEDQIAPALLAGKRVLVTAHGNSLRALAKHIEGISDADIMDLEIPTGQPLVYKLDDNLKVVEKYYL
- the tnpA gene encoding IS200/IS605 family transposase, whose protein sequence is MASKSNDDSSLSHTRWNCKYHIVFIPKYRRKAIYGKLRVDIGGILRQLCHYKNVEIIEAYAMKEHIHMLLRIPPKLAVSSFMGYLKGKSSLMIFERHANLKYKYGNRNFWAKGYYVSTVGLNTKIVEEYIRNQEKEDMIQDNLSKKEYMDPFKG
- a CDS encoding PhzF family phenazine biosynthesis protein, with the protein product MLTPYAYHLVNVFAETYFGGNPLAVFPQADGLTDQQMQLIARQFNLSETVFVHQTTESSAVRKLRIFTPDYELPFAGHPTIGAAFVLHQQLNLPETYLLQTQAGLVKLFHEAKQICFGLQNHIEVEVIDDNLPQYTQLLGLSESDIAQIAWVNTGSRQLLIQLTSLNALKTCQIHPALFQQIVKQSALYLWFVEQNQANVRLFFGSNGAVVEDPGTGSAAANLGGLCLKNGLTPLNWRIYQGDEIQRPNRLTLQVDESETIYVGGKVIAVGCGELFVPSREGEPSQGSR
- a CDS encoding DJ-1/PfpI family protein, with protein sequence MNIYCLLFDDYETLDLMGPIEFLFRLPNVQLHYISKQGGLIKSYQGFKTDTVSITCLPEKSILLIPGGQGTRQLVKDMPFLTWLTQLVDEAEFCLSVCTGSALLAAMKQLDGKWATSNKLAFEWVRQINPDVKWKAVARWVRDGKFYSSSGVTAGMDMTLGFIHDHYGQGLAQQIANQTEYIWNADPNKDEFASLYGYSAKSNMTKA